The nucleotide window AAGATATGATGATGACATGGTGGTTTCTCACGATTCTAATGAAATTAGATCTACTCCGGTGCCTGCGGCAGCCAATATTCCAATTTTAGCAGATGGTTGTGATGTCGTTGGTATTGACGAAGCACAATTTTTTGATGATGAGATTGTAAGAGTTTGTAACGATTTAGCCAATAAGGGAGTTCGTGTTATTGTTGCTGGTTTAGATATGGATTTTAAAGGTAATCCGTTTGGCCCTATGCCTTACCTTATGGCAACTGCAGAATATGTTACAAAGGTTCATGCCATTTGTACCAAAACAGGAAATTTAGCTCAGTATAGTTACAGAAAAGCACAAAGCGATGATTTGGTCTTACTCGGTGAAGTTGAAGAATACGAACCTTTAAGCCGTGCTGCTTTTTATAAGTCCATGCTTAGAGATAAAGTGAGACAGATGAAAGTAAAAGATGCCGAAGAAATCAATGCTAAAGAAAATAAATCTGATGCCGAAAGCGAATGAAACTGTTCTGGAAATTGATTTAGGTGCGCTAACACATAATTTCAATTACATAAAATCTAAATTACAGCCCAACACTAAATTCTTGGCGGTTGTTAAAGCGTTTGCCTACGGAAGCGATTCTATCGTTGTAGCCAAACACCTAGAAAAATTAAATGTTGATTATTTAGCAGTAGCCTATGCAAAGGAAGGTGTTTTACTAAGAGATGCAGGTATTACAACACCTATATTGGTCCTGCACCCACAGCCAATTAATTTTAAAACAATCATAGAACGCTGTTTAGAGCCCAGTATATATAGTATAAGAATTTTAGATGAATTTATTAGAACCGCTGAAAACCAATCTCAAAAAGACTATCCCATTCATATTAAGTTTAACACAGGCTTAAACCGCCTTGGTTTCTGCAAGAATGACGTGGATTATATAGTTTCAGAACTAAACAGAACTACCTCCATAAAAGTAAAATCCCTTTTTTCGCATTTAGCAGCTAGTGAAGATAAAAATGAAACTGACTTCACTAATCATCAAATAACGTTGTTTAAGTCTATAGCAGAAGATTTTAAGTCTAAATTAAATTATAGTCCTTTGTTGCATTTATGTAATACTTCTGGCATTATAAACTATCCCAAAGGACAACTAGACATGGTACGAAGCGGCATAGGACTCTACGGCTTCGGAAACTCGGCAACTGAAGATGCTCAGCTAAGGCCAATCGCAAACTTAAAATCTGTGATTTCGCAAATTCATAAAATTGAAAAAGACGAAACCGTAGGATACAACAGAGCTTATAAAGCCAAAAGTGTTCAGACAACGGCAACAATACCCATTGGCCATGCTGATGGTATTACAAGAGTTTATGGTAAAGAGAAGGGGTTTGTGTTTATCAATGGAAAAAAAGCCCCAATTATTGGTAATGTATGCATGGACATGATCATGGTTAATATTTCAGATATTGACTGCAAAGAAGGAGATGAGGTCATCATCTTTGATGGCTCTCACAAAGCCTCTAATGTTGCAGAGTCTTCAGGCACAATTTCTTACGAAATAATTACGGCAATTTCACAACGTGTAAAAAGAATTATCATCTCTGACTAGGTTTTTTTAACAAATTGTATCTTTTTTACTTATTTTAGTAATTCACTAACACATATACTAACTATTTTAAAACACTAAATTATGTTAAAAGAATTTAAAGAATTTGCAATGAAGGGCAACCTTGTAGATATTGCAGTCGGTTTTGTAATGGGTGCTGCATTTAACAAAGTTGTAGCATCATTTACAGGCGGAATTGTATCACCTCTAATTGGTTTGATATTTGATTCTGATTTTAAAGCATTAAGACACAAATTAAAAGATGGGGAATTAAACGACGCAGGCGAAATGGTAGGAGAAGTTTGGTTAGAGTACGGTACATTTTTAACAAACGTTATTGATTTTATAATCGTTGCATTTGTAATGTATATGGTTGTAAAAGGAGTTAACAAAATGAAAAAGAAAGAAGAACCAGCACCAGAAGCACCTGCTGGTCCGTCTGAAATTGATTTACTAATGGAAATTAGAGATTCTTTAAAAAAGTAGGTAAACCGTAGCTACCGCTGCACTACATATTTAATAACTAAACCCAGCCTAAATAGCTGGGTTTTTCTTTGTTAAAGTTAAATAATTAACACCTTTTTTTTAATTGTTAAAAGGTCTTGTTTAATTGAAAGTACGCTCTTTTTTTTATGTAATTTTACGTGATATTTATTTAAAATCATTTATAAAATGAAAGTAGCTGTAGTAGGTGCAACCGGCTTAGTAGGCAGTGTTATGTTAAGCGTTCTTAAAGAACGTCATTTCCCAATTGATGAATTGCTATTAGTAGCATCAGATCGTTCGGTTGGTAAAACACTAAAATTTAAAGGAAAACAACATAAGGTTATAAGTATTTCTGAAGCTGTTAAAAAACGTCCGAATATAGCTCTATTCTCAGCTGGTGGAAATACATCTTTAGAATGGGCACCCAAATTTGCAGAAGCAGGTACTACTGTTATTGATAATTCTTCTGCATGGAGAATGGACTTAACTAAAAAACTTGTGGTGCCAGAAATTAATGCAAGCCAATTAACCAAAGACGATAAAATTATTGCAAATCCCAATTGCTCAACCATACAAATGGTCATGGCTTTAGCTCCACTTCATTATAAATATAAAATAAAGCGTATTGTTGTATCTACATACCAATCGGTTTCAGGTACTGGAATAAAAGCTGTAGAACAGTTAGAAAACGAAATAGCTGGCAAAAAAGGTGATATGGCTTATCACTACCCTATTCATAAAAATGCTATACCTCATTGTGATATTTTTGAAGAAAACGGATACACAAAAGAAGAAATGAAACTGGTAAGGGAAACTCAAAAAATTCTAGACGACAAAAGCATTGCCGTAACCGCAACAGCAGTAAGGATACCAACAGCAGGTGGACACAGTGAAGCCATAAATGTTGAATTTGAAAACGATTTTGACTTAACCGAAGTAAGGCAAATATTAGATAATACCCAAGGCGTTACAGTACAAGATAATCTAGACGTTAATGTCTATCCAATGCCCATGTATGCCAACGGAAAAGATGATGTGTTTGTCGGAAGAATACGTAGAGATGGCTCTCAGCCCAACACACTAAATCTTTGGGTAGTGAGCGACAATCTTAGAAAAGGGGCTGCTACAAATACTATTCAAATTGCAGAATACCTCGTTAAAAATAATTTGGTTTAAGCCTACACGTACGTTTTTAGACGCGTTCTAAATTTTGTATCTTACATCGCATTGTATCTAACAAGCTATCGATGGCTCTTTATGTCTAAAAACACCTCAGTAAAGTCTGTAGTATAGCCTTATATTGAGATTTAACTAAACCTTTTATTATGAAAAAATTACTACTAATTACTACATTACTAAGTATTTTTGTTTGTTTAAAATTAAACGCTCAACAATTGATTCAACCAAAACTTCAATACCCAGAAACAAAAAAGATAGATCATGTTGACACCTATTTTGGCCAAGACGTACAAGACCCTTATCGCTGGTTAGAAGATGACAGAAGCGATGAAACCGAAGCCTGGGTAAAATCTCAAAACCAAACCACTTTTGGCTATCTAGACAATATTCCCTACCGAGAAGAATTAAAAGAGCGCCTCACCAAACTATGGAATTATGAAAAAATTGGCTCTCCGTTTAAAGAAGGTGATTACACCTATTTCTACAAGAATGATGGGTTACAAAACCAGTACGTCATCTACAGATATAAAAATAATGCCGACCCAGAGACTGCAGAGGTCTTTTTAGATCCAAACACCTTTAAAGAAGATGGAACAATTTCATTAGGTGGCCTTAGTTTTTCCAAGGATGGCAAAACATTAGCATATTCAATTTCTGAAGGCGGTAGTGATTGGAGGAAAATTCTAATAATGAATGCTGAAACCAAGGAAATCGTTGAAGACACCTTAGTCGATATTAAATTTAGTGGTATGTCTTGGTACAAAAACGAAGGCTTCTATTACTCAAGCTATGACAAACCAAAAGGGAGTGAGCTTTCTGCAAAAACAGACCAACACAAAGTCTATTATCATAAGCTAGGTACTAAACAGTCTGAAGATCAATTGATATATGGTGGTACTCCAGAAGAAAAGCATCGCTATATTTATGGTGGTGTAACAGAAGATGACCGCTATCTCATCATCACACCTAGAGTCTCTACCTCAGGAAATAAGCTTTATATAAAAGACCTTACCAAACCAAACGCTCCTTTCGTTGAAATTTTAGGACATACTGACTCAGACTCAAATATCATAGAAAATGTAGGCTCCAAGCTCTATATTATGACAAACCTTAATGCTCCTAATCAAAAAGTTGTTACTGTAGATGCATCAGACCCAAAACCAGAAAATTGGGAAGATTTCATTCCAGAAACCGAAAATGTACTTAGCCCTTCTACAGGAGGCGGTTATTTCTTCGCAGAATATATGGTAGATGCTGTTTCTAAAGTTTTGCAGTATGATTACGATGGTAAACTTGTAAGAGAAGTAAAGCTACCTGGCGTTGGGAGTGCTGGTGGGTTTGGTGCTAAAAAAGAAGACAAAGAATTGTATTATTCTTTTACAAACTATGTTACTCCTGGCAGTATTTACAAATATAATATTGAGGGAGGAACATCTGAATTATACCGTAAACCAAACATAGACTTTAATCCTGAAAATTACGAAAGTAAACAAGTGTTTTATACCTCTAAGGATGGCACAAAAGTTCCTATGATAATAACGCACAAAAAAGGTTTAGAGCTCGATGGTAAAAACCCAACTATATTATACGGTTATGGTGGTTTCAATATCTCTCTTACACCGAGTTTTAGTATTACAAATGCCGTATGGATGGAACAAGGTGGAATATATGCTGTAGCTAATTTGCGTGGTGGTGGAGAGTATGGAAAAAAATGGCATAATGCAGGTACTCAAATGAAAAAACAGAATGTTTTTGATGACTTTATTGCTGCAGCGGAATATTTAATTTCAGAAAAATATACCTCATCAGATTATTTAGCTATTAGAGGCGGATCAAACGGAGGCTTACTAGTTGGCGCAACAATGACGCAAAGACCAGATTTAATGAAAGTTACATTGCCTGCTGTTGGTGTTTTAGATATGTTACGATACCACACTTTTACTGCAGGTGCAGGTTGGGCATACGATTATGGTACTGCAGAGGATAGTAAAGAAATGTTTGATTACTTAAAGGGTTATTCTCCTGTGCACAATGTAAAAGAAGGTGTTGAATATCCAGCAACATTAATTACAACAGGAGATCATGATGATAGGGTGGTTCCTGCACACAGTTTTAAATTCGCGGCTGAATTGCAAAGTAAACAAACTGGCGGTAACCCAACTTTAATAAGAATAGAAACTGACGCAGGTCATGGTGCTGGCACTCCTGTAAATAAAACCATTGAACAATACGCTGATATTTTTGGGTTTACGTTTTATAACATGGGCTTTAATGTTCTACCTAATAAAACAAAAGAAAAAGTAAAAGGTTAATTTGGTATTTTCCCAAACCTGGTATTTCGTGCCGTTTATCTTTTTTATTTAATTATAAACGATTTAATTAAAAAATCTTAAATTTAACCCTATTTTTGTTAAAAAAGTAGGGTTTTTTCTGTTTAAACTGTAATGATACTCTATTGTTATTAAATGAAAAAGAAATATATTTTTAGATTGTTTTTTTTAATCATCTTGTCGCTCTCGTCTTGTAGCGAATCAGATAATAACATAACACCTATATCTATTGAAACCAATCCTGATGAAGCTTTTTTAGCTCAAAACTCTAGTGTTGAGATATTTATATTCAATAACGATTCTAATATACCTCAATCAGGTACATTATCGATAACGCAACCGTCATTAGGTTCTGCAGTCATTAATGATAATAATACATCAGATAATGTTAATGATGATTTCATAGTTTACACTGCAAACTCAAACACTATTGGTGAAGATTCAATACAATACACTATATGTGATGCCCCTGAAAATTGTTCAACAGAGAGTATCTCTATATCAATTTCATCATTATCTGTTGTAAATATGTTTGAAGGTGATACTCCGCATGAAACATTGTCATCTTACAACTTCTTTGAAGGTGATTTAAATAACCTTAGCCCTACTTACGGTGTTTTTCCATATGATCTCATAACACCTCTGTTTTCAGATTACGCCAAGAAAAAACGCTTCATTTGGATGCCTAATGGTGTTATGGCTAATTATATTAATGATTATACTCCTTTAGATTTTCCTGTAGGAAGTGTCATTATAAAAAATTTCTTTTACAACAATGTACAACCCGATAATTCGACAAAAATTATTGAGACAAGACTCATGTATAAAAAGGAAAGCGGATGGGATTTTGCAAATTATGTTTGGAATGCAGAACAAACAGAGGCTTTTTTCACAAACTCTGGCAGTATTGTTAATCTAAGCTGGCTAGAGGGAGAAAATATTAAGACAACAGATTACCGAATTCCTTCTAGAGCTGAGTGTTTTACGTGCCATAATCAGCTAGATGACCCAACACCTATAGGCCTAAAACCTCAAAATTTAAATAAGGATTATGAATATAGTGATGGTACTGCCAACCAACTACGTAAACTGGTAGAATTTGGATATCTAAACTCTGAAGTTCCAGATGACATAAATTCATCAGTCGCTTGGGACGATGATTCTCATCCGCTTGAAACTAGAGTGCGCTCTTATTTAGATATTAATTGTGCACATTGCCACTCAGATGACGGTCATTGTAATTATAGACCTATGAGGTTTGCATTTCATTTAACTGAAAACCTAGCAAATTTAGGAGTCTGTGTAGAGCCTGAAACCCAATTCATTCCAAATTCATATATTGTAAAGCCCAATGACACCGATCTTTCCATACTTTATTACAGAATAAGTACTACAGATGAATCATTTAGAATGCCCTTGTTAGGAAGAACAACTAATCACGAAGAAGGCATAAATCTTGTAGAAGAATGGATAAACTCCTTAAATAATTGTGAATAACACTAAGAATATGAAAAAAATTACTCTCTTACTCATTGCTGTTCTTATATTTAGCTCAGGGGCAGCGCAGGTCTTAAATGAAAGCGCTAATTGGCCTAATAGTAACTGGTCTTTGTCAGGAAGCTACACCGCCACTGGGCTTCTGTCTGACCCAACAACTACAGGATCAACCTTTACCTTTGATGATGACGCTGCAGGATCAAGCTCTGATGACACAATTCAAGCAACATCACCTGTAATTGATCTCACTGCAGCAAGTTCTGCTGGTGAAAATTGGATTATTATAAGCGGTGATTACGTATATAGACCATTAGGAAACGATGTATTGTCAATAGAGGCTTATGATGCAGACACAGCAACATGGTACACATTGTGGACATTTACTGGTAATTCTACTGGTTCTGATTATGAAACATGTTCTAATACAGAACCTTACACAACAGGAGTTCTCGATATAACAGGATTTACTGCTACGCAATTATCAGGTTTTAGATATCGTATTAATTATGATGATCAAAATGGTTGGCAATGGGGCTGGTGCTTAACATCTCCAACAATTGCGTCTCTAGACCCTTCTAGTTCTTGCCTAGACCCTATTAACCTTAATGTTGTTAACATTACTGAAACCACTGCAGACTTAACTTGGACTGAAATCGGTGTTGCAACAGCATGGAATATTGAATGGGGTCCGGTTGGATTTACACCTGGAACGGGAAATGTTATTACAACCTCATCAAATCCCTTTACTTTAACGGGTTTATTAGCAAACACAGATTATGAATTCTACATTCAGTCTGATTGTGGTGGATCTAACAATGTGTCAAATTTTGTTGGGCCAATAGGTTTTGGAACAGCCTCACCATCTGGTGCAGCTTGCGCTTCTGCAACTAACATGACCGTTGTTGGAGACTGTAGCTCAGCAACACCAACAACTTTCAACTTTAGTTCAGCAATTGACATAGATGCTTCCAACGAAAATCCAACTTGTGATGCTGTTGGAAACTATGGCTTTTTTGTAAGCTTTACAGCGCCTGCTATTGGCTCTGTTGTTTTTAATTTTAGTGGTGATGCGGACAGTATAGGTTTAGAGGTATATGATGCATGTGGAGGTGCTTCTGTATCTGTATGCAATAATAATGGATTTAATACAGGAGACTCCTCTGGTCTTATTGGCGGCTTAACTCCTGGTGCTACTTATTATGCCGTTATTTGGAGAGATCAGCAAAGTGGATCAGCCGATGTTTGCATAGAAGAGGGTTCGAGTTGCCCCGAACCTAGCAGTCTAAACGCAACTTCAATATCTTTAGATTCAGCTATTTTGAGTTGGACAGAAAATGGTATTGCAAACACATGGAATATTGAATGGGGAGCTGCAGGTTTTACACTAGGCTCAGGAAACGTTATCAACAACCTTACTTCTACAAACTATAATTTAAACGGATTATCCTCCAGCACTAGCTATGATTTCTATGTTCAATCTAATTGTACAGGGGAAACATCTGGTTTCTCTGGTCCTTATACGTTTACGACACAAGCTCCTTCAAGAATTAATTTCTCTCAGCAACCTATAAGTGTTAGTGGATCTGACTTAGCGGTAGTAGACATGAATGGTGACTTTTTAGATGATATTGTTGGTGTTACCTCAACAAATATTAACATACAACAACAAAATACAGATGGGTCTTTTACAAATATTAATATAACTACACCAAACGCCGACTATTTACCAACATGGAGTATGGCTGCAGCAGATTTTGACGCTAATGGAAAAACAGACTTGCTTTATGGTGCTAGTAGTGGTGTTACGTTTATGCAAGCAAGTAATGACGGTACAAGTTTTACAGAGCAATCCACAACGCAGTACGTATTCTCCCAGCGCTCAAATTTTGTTGACATAAATAATGATGGTAATCTTGATGCCTTTGTTTGTCACGACGTAGAGCCAAACGTGTATTTTATAAACGACGGTTCAGGAAACTTAACTTTTTATCAATCTGATGTGACGCCTGGCGCACCTTACTCTCTAGGTAATTATCCCTCTGGAGGTGATTATGGCTCTATCTGGATAGATTATAATAATGATAGAAATATTGATTTGTTTGTTGCCAAATGCGGTGGTTCTGTAGAAAGAAGAACAAATATTATGGTAACAAATAACGGTGACGGAACGTTTACTGAAAATGCAGCCCTTTTAGGTTTGGCAGACCCAATGCAAACTTGGTCTTCGGCTTGGGGAGATTTTGATAATGACGGTGATATGGATGTGTTTGTTGGCGCTAGTTCTGGTACTCATAAATTAATGGAAAATAGTGGATTCTCAGACGACGGAAATCCTAATAACGACTTCGTTTTTACTGATGTAACCGATACTGCAGGGATCATTGCGCCTACTGGATGGGAGAGTTCTGTGCACGACATTGACAACGATGGATATCTAGACATTATTAGTAATGGTTCTATAATGTACGGTAAAGGAGACATGACCTTTGAGGATGCTGACAATCAGCAAATAGACTATAAAAATGGTGCTTTTGGGGATTTAAACAATGACGGCTTTATAGACGCTTACTATAATGGTGTTAGATATTACAATCAGGGCAATAGTAATAACTGGGTTAAAATAAATACCGTTGGTATGGCGCATGTTACAGCCAATTATAGTAACAGAAATGGTATTGGCGCTCGTGTTGAATTGGTTACCCCTTCTGGAACTCAAATTAGAGATGTTAGAAGCGGTGAAGGCTTTGAATTTATGAGCTCATTAAACGTACACTTTGGTCTTGGTACAGAAACCTCAATTACAGAAATTAGAGTTTATTGGCCTTCTGGAGTGGTAGATGTTTTTGAAAACCTAAGCGTTAATACAACTCATATTCTTGTTGAAGGCTCAGCACCATTAAGTGTAGAGGATCAAACATTTGCTGATGTTTCTATTTATCCTAATCCTGTTGAAGATGTTTTAAAGATTAAGACCTCTGCTGTATTAACAGAAAAAATTGCAACTATTTTTGATGTTTCAGGGAAACGCGTCTTCAATCAGATGATAACAAACAATACGCTAAATGTTTCAAATCT belongs to Winogradskyella sp. J14-2 and includes:
- a CDS encoding thymidine kinase; translation: MFLENTVNHKEQFGWIEVICGSMFSGKTEELIRRLKRAQFARQKVEIFKPTVDVRYDDDMVVSHDSNEIRSTPVPAAANIPILADGCDVVGIDEAQFFDDEIVRVCNDLANKGVRVIVAGLDMDFKGNPFGPMPYLMATAEYVTKVHAICTKTGNLAQYSYRKAQSDDLVLLGEVEEYEPLSRAAFYKSMLRDKVRQMKVKDAEEINAKENKSDAESE
- the alr gene encoding alanine racemase, with protein sequence MPKANETVLEIDLGALTHNFNYIKSKLQPNTKFLAVVKAFAYGSDSIVVAKHLEKLNVDYLAVAYAKEGVLLRDAGITTPILVLHPQPINFKTIIERCLEPSIYSIRILDEFIRTAENQSQKDYPIHIKFNTGLNRLGFCKNDVDYIVSELNRTTSIKVKSLFSHLAASEDKNETDFTNHQITLFKSIAEDFKSKLNYSPLLHLCNTSGIINYPKGQLDMVRSGIGLYGFGNSATEDAQLRPIANLKSVISQIHKIEKDETVGYNRAYKAKSVQTTATIPIGHADGITRVYGKEKGFVFINGKKAPIIGNVCMDMIMVNISDIDCKEGDEVIIFDGSHKASNVAESSGTISYEIITAISQRVKRIIISD
- the mscL gene encoding large-conductance mechanosensitive channel protein MscL, with protein sequence MLKEFKEFAMKGNLVDIAVGFVMGAAFNKVVASFTGGIVSPLIGLIFDSDFKALRHKLKDGELNDAGEMVGEVWLEYGTFLTNVIDFIIVAFVMYMVVKGVNKMKKKEEPAPEAPAGPSEIDLLMEIRDSLKK
- a CDS encoding aspartate-semialdehyde dehydrogenase, whose amino-acid sequence is MKVAVVGATGLVGSVMLSVLKERHFPIDELLLVASDRSVGKTLKFKGKQHKVISISEAVKKRPNIALFSAGGNTSLEWAPKFAEAGTTVIDNSSAWRMDLTKKLVVPEINASQLTKDDKIIANPNCSTIQMVMALAPLHYKYKIKRIVVSTYQSVSGTGIKAVEQLENEIAGKKGDMAYHYPIHKNAIPHCDIFEENGYTKEEMKLVRETQKILDDKSIAVTATAVRIPTAGGHSEAINVEFENDFDLTEVRQILDNTQGVTVQDNLDVNVYPMPMYANGKDDVFVGRIRRDGSQPNTLNLWVVSDNLRKGAATNTIQIAEYLVKNNLV
- a CDS encoding prolyl oligopeptidase family serine peptidase produces the protein MKKLLLITTLLSIFVCLKLNAQQLIQPKLQYPETKKIDHVDTYFGQDVQDPYRWLEDDRSDETEAWVKSQNQTTFGYLDNIPYREELKERLTKLWNYEKIGSPFKEGDYTYFYKNDGLQNQYVIYRYKNNADPETAEVFLDPNTFKEDGTISLGGLSFSKDGKTLAYSISEGGSDWRKILIMNAETKEIVEDTLVDIKFSGMSWYKNEGFYYSSYDKPKGSELSAKTDQHKVYYHKLGTKQSEDQLIYGGTPEEKHRYIYGGVTEDDRYLIITPRVSTSGNKLYIKDLTKPNAPFVEILGHTDSDSNIIENVGSKLYIMTNLNAPNQKVVTVDASDPKPENWEDFIPETENVLSPSTGGGYFFAEYMVDAVSKVLQYDYDGKLVREVKLPGVGSAGGFGAKKEDKELYYSFTNYVTPGSIYKYNIEGGTSELYRKPNIDFNPENYESKQVFYTSKDGTKVPMIITHKKGLELDGKNPTILYGYGGFNISLTPSFSITNAVWMEQGGIYAVANLRGGGEYGKKWHNAGTQMKKQNVFDDFIAAAEYLISEKYTSSDYLAIRGGSNGGLLVGATMTQRPDLMKVTLPAVGVLDMLRYHTFTAGAGWAYDYGTAEDSKEMFDYLKGYSPVHNVKEGVEYPATLITTGDHDDRVVPAHSFKFAAELQSKQTGGNPTLIRIETDAGHGAGTPVNKTIEQYADIFGFTFYNMGFNVLPNKTKEKVKG
- a CDS encoding Ig-like domain-containing protein, giving the protein MKKKYIFRLFFLIILSLSSCSESDNNITPISIETNPDEAFLAQNSSVEIFIFNNDSNIPQSGTLSITQPSLGSAVINDNNTSDNVNDDFIVYTANSNTIGEDSIQYTICDAPENCSTESISISISSLSVVNMFEGDTPHETLSSYNFFEGDLNNLSPTYGVFPYDLITPLFSDYAKKKRFIWMPNGVMANYINDYTPLDFPVGSVIIKNFFYNNVQPDNSTKIIETRLMYKKESGWDFANYVWNAEQTEAFFTNSGSIVNLSWLEGENIKTTDYRIPSRAECFTCHNQLDDPTPIGLKPQNLNKDYEYSDGTANQLRKLVEFGYLNSEVPDDINSSVAWDDDSHPLETRVRSYLDINCAHCHSDDGHCNYRPMRFAFHLTENLANLGVCVEPETQFIPNSYIVKPNDTDLSILYYRISTTDESFRMPLLGRTTNHEEGINLVEEWINSLNNCE
- a CDS encoding FG-GAP-like repeat-containing protein; its protein translation is MKKITLLLIAVLIFSSGAAQVLNESANWPNSNWSLSGSYTATGLLSDPTTTGSTFTFDDDAAGSSSDDTIQATSPVIDLTAASSAGENWIIISGDYVYRPLGNDVLSIEAYDADTATWYTLWTFTGNSTGSDYETCSNTEPYTTGVLDITGFTATQLSGFRYRINYDDQNGWQWGWCLTSPTIASLDPSSSCLDPINLNVVNITETTADLTWTEIGVATAWNIEWGPVGFTPGTGNVITTSSNPFTLTGLLANTDYEFYIQSDCGGSNNVSNFVGPIGFGTASPSGAACASATNMTVVGDCSSATPTTFNFSSAIDIDASNENPTCDAVGNYGFFVSFTAPAIGSVVFNFSGDADSIGLEVYDACGGASVSVCNNNGFNTGDSSGLIGGLTPGATYYAVIWRDQQSGSADVCIEEGSSCPEPSSLNATSISLDSAILSWTENGIANTWNIEWGAAGFTLGSGNVINNLTSTNYNLNGLSSSTSYDFYVQSNCTGETSGFSGPYTFTTQAPSRINFSQQPISVSGSDLAVVDMNGDFLDDIVGVTSTNINIQQQNTDGSFTNINITTPNADYLPTWSMAAADFDANGKTDLLYGASSGVTFMQASNDGTSFTEQSTTQYVFSQRSNFVDINNDGNLDAFVCHDVEPNVYFINDGSGNLTFYQSDVTPGAPYSLGNYPSGGDYGSIWIDYNNDRNIDLFVAKCGGSVERRTNIMVTNNGDGTFTENAALLGLADPMQTWSSAWGDFDNDGDMDVFVGASSGTHKLMENSGFSDDGNPNNDFVFTDVTDTAGIIAPTGWESSVHDIDNDGYLDIISNGSIMYGKGDMTFEDADNQQIDYKNGAFGDLNNDGFIDAYYNGVRYYNQGNSNNWVKINTVGMAHVTANYSNRNGIGARVELVTPSGTQIRDVRSGEGFEFMSSLNVHFGLGTETSITEIRVYWPSGVVDVFENLSVNTTHILVEGSAPLSVEDQTFADVSIYPNPVEDVLKIKTSAVLTEKIATIFDVSGKRVFNQMITNNTLNVSNLQGGIYFLRIESNGRSIRRKFIKK